The following is a genomic window from Opitutus sp. GAS368.
GGAGATCGGCGCCCTGGTGCGGCTGATAGATTTCATCTTTCTCGAACGGCCGAAGCACCCCACCAAGCCGCACGTGGAGATCGACGGGCTGCGCCTGCACCGGTGCGACGGCCACCTGATCGAGATCAGCTCGAGCGAGCTCCGGTCGCGGGTGCAGGCCGGCCGGTCGCTGCATTATTTCTGTCCGCAGAAAGTTATCGCCTATATTGAAAGCAGGAAACTGTATCGCTGATACCGATGAAAGCCAAAGCCCCCAAGAAAACGAGCGCCGTCCGCAAGGCCAAGGCCCCGGCCCGGGTCGCCGCCCCGGCGGACAAGCCCACGGAAAAATTGATCAAGCTCATCGTGCAGGCGCTGGACAGCAAGAAGGCCGAAGACCTGCGGGTGCTGGATGTGAGCAAACTTTCCAGCATCACTGACTATCTCGTGCTTGCGACTGGCACCTCGGAGCCGCACCTCCGCGCCCTGCGGATCGAGCTCGAGCGGGTGCTGGACGACCAGCAGGCCAGGATCCTGGCCGTGGACACCACCAAGGGTAGCGGCTGGACCGTGGTGGATGCCTTTGAGGTGATGGTGCACCTCTTCACGCCCGAGAATCGGGACAAGTACCGGATGGAGCTGCTTTGGCGCGATGCGGTCGCGCTGCCTCTGGCGAAAATCCTGAAGTGATTCAATCTCCCTGAAAATAGGGACCAATGGCCCCTCTTTGGGGCCAGATGAGCAACTTTCAGATGGTTTTTACCTTGTAAGGCGAAATCCTACCTTGGTTCTCCCACGGAAACATTCTTATTATGAAGCGCGTCGTTAAGGCAGTTCAGCCAAAAATAATACATAAAATAGCTCAGCCAAAATAATACATAAAATGAATACTCGTCCCACCAAGGGCTTCACGCTCGTTGAAATCATGATCGTCGTGGTCATCATCGGCCTCCTGGCCGCGATGGCCATTCCCGCGTTCCAGAAGGTCCGCCAGTCCTCGCAGGACAAAGCGGTGTTGAACAACGCCCGCCAGCTGTCGGCGGCCGCTGACCAATTCTACCTGGAGAACGGTGTCTCCACCTGTGCCTCGACTGACCTCGTGGGTGCAACGAACTACGTGAAGGCCGTCAACACGGTCGCGCAGGAGACCTACCCGGTCGGCTTCACCCAGGGCGTCACGATTACGATCGCCGGCGTCGCCGGTGCCCGCACCGTGACCTACGCCCCGTAAAGCCATACCTTATAATGCTCTAACGTAAGCCCTCCCCTCCCGGGGAGGGTTTTACTTTTTCTTTAACAAATTGGCTCTTGAGCCTACGGCCCCAAAGCGATTTGCTGCAGCGTCGCTCACATTTTGTGGGCGAAAAGAAATAACCTCATAATCCACATAAAATGAATACACGTTCCACCAAGGGTTTCACGCTCGTTGAAATCATGATCGTCGTGGTCATCATCGGCCTCCTGGCCGCCATGGCCATTCCCGCGTTCCAGAAGGTCCGTCAGTCCTCGCAGGACAAAGCGGTCCTCAACAACGCCCGCCAGCTGTCGGCCGCTGCTGACCAATACTTCCTGGAGAACGGTGTCTCCACCGTTGCTTCGACGAGCCTCATCGGCGCGACGAACTACGTGAAGGCCGTCAATACGGTCGCTCAGGAGTCCTACCCGGTCGGCTTCACCCAGGGCGTGACGATCACGATCTCTGGCGTCGCCGGTGCCCGCACCGTGACCTACGCTCCGTAACGCAAGTTACCCAGCGCAAGGAAAACATTCCTTCCAAGGCCGCCCTGCAAAGGGCGGCCTTTTCTTTGCCGCGCCACCCGGCGCGCCGAAACAAACCTTTGCTTATGGGGCGGGCCTTTCCTAGTGAATGGGCCCATCCGGCGCCACCCGGCGCCACTTACATCCTATGGATCGTCGTCTTGTGTTGCTCTGCCTGAGCGCGGCCCTGGCCGTGGTTCTCGGCTTTCTCACTTTCACTCCCGACCAGTCCTTGCAGGCGGTGATTTACGGCGGCTACTGGGCCATGCTGCTCCTGACCGGACTGTTCGGCTGGTCACTGGTCAAGATCGCGCGGGATTCCCGGGCGGACTGGCCGGATTGGCGGCACAGCCCGCGCTGGCCCGTCCTGCTGATCACCGGCTGCAGCCTGCTGCTGCTCGTGCACGAGGCCTACGGATTCAAGATTCTGATGGATGAAGTCATGCTGCTGGGCACGTCGATGAGCATGCACCTCGACAAGACCGCGCTCGTGCCGATGCGGGGCCACGACATCCAGGGTGCGTTCCAGCTCCTGGCCGGCCAGCTCGACAAGCGTCCGCTGTTCCAACCCTTCCTGGTGTCGGTGCTACATGATTTCACCGGCTACCGGCCGGAGAACGTTTTCGCCCTCAACACGGTGCTCACGTTCGTGCTGCTGACGCTGACCTATCTCACGGGCTGCCGGATCAGCGGGCGCGGCGCCGGCGCCGTGGCGGTGCTGCTGCTGACCAGCCTGCCCCTGCTGGCCCAGAACGCCGTGGGCGGCGGCTTCGAGTTGCTCAATCTGGTGATGATCCTCGCCACCCTGCTGCTGGGCATGCGTTACGTGGCCCGGCGGGACGCGAACTCGCTCGAGGCGTTCGGGCTGGCCGGCATCCTGCTGGCCAACACCCGCTACGAGTCCGTCCTTTTCCTCGTTCCCGTCGGCCTGACGGTGCTGTGGGTCTGGTGGAGCGACCGGAAGCCCGTGGTGACATGGCTGGTCGTGGCCATGCCCTTGTTGCTGCTGCCGTATGCGCTGCACAACAAGGTGTTCAGCGTGCGGACCGCGTCCTGGGAGATGGCCAGCCGGCCGGGTTACGACAAGCCCTTCTCCCCGGACTTCATTCCCGATAACATCGGGCACGACCTGAACTTCTTCTTCAACACCACCGGCGAGCATTCCAACTCGCTTGTCCTGT
Proteins encoded in this region:
- a CDS encoding prepilin-type N-terminal cleavage/methylation domain-containing protein, which translates into the protein MNTRSTKGFTLVEIMIVVVIIGLLAAMAIPAFQKVRQSSQDKAVLNNARQLSAAADQYFLENGVSTVASTSLIGATNYVKAVNTVAQESYPVGFTQGVTITISGVAGARTVTYAP
- a CDS encoding prepilin-type N-terminal cleavage/methylation domain-containing protein — encoded protein: MNTRPTKGFTLVEIMIVVVIIGLLAAMAIPAFQKVRQSSQDKAVLNNARQLSAAADQFYLENGVSTCASTDLVGATNYVKAVNTVAQETYPVGFTQGVTITIAGVAGARTVTYAP
- a CDS encoding glycosyltransferase family 39 protein; the encoded protein is MDRRLVLLCLSAALAVVLGFLTFTPDQSLQAVIYGGYWAMLLLTGLFGWSLVKIARDSRADWPDWRHSPRWPVLLITGCSLLLLVHEAYGFKILMDEVMLLGTSMSMHLDKTALVPMRGHDIQGAFQLLAGQLDKRPLFQPFLVSVLHDFTGYRPENVFALNTVLTFVLLTLTYLTGCRISGRGAGAVAVLLLTSLPLLAQNAVGGGFELLNLVMILATLLLGMRYVARRDANSLEAFGLAGILLANTRYESVLFLVPVGLTVLWVWWSDRKPVVTWLVVAMPLLLLPYALHNKVFSVRTASWEMASRPGYDKPFSPDFIPDNIGHDLNFFFNTTGEHSNSLVLSGLGFLALPFFGLWTLKTLLNLRSAPPARGALAIFALGLAAHTLLMLCYFWGKFDDPVIRRLSLPLNLTLVIAIITVAAEMNWRGRVWGVLAALTGAGFFGYSLPAMARHSYSLDYYIGREMDWRREFIAAHPERDYLFIDQDSIMWLTHHVSATPVRQALDHKENIIFNARNHLFTAIYAFQRYNVDPATGRPVVDAADDLGPDYQLETVWERRFTPLTVSRISRVVSIREGPTALPVAQPKPLEGLSPAEQEKIREQFLDRFIKRLP
- the rsfS gene encoding ribosome silencing factor; translated protein: MKAKAPKKTSAVRKAKAPARVAAPADKPTEKLIKLIVQALDSKKAEDLRVLDVSKLSSITDYLVLATGTSEPHLRALRIELERVLDDQQARILAVDTTKGSGWTVVDAFEVMVHLFTPENRDKYRMELLWRDAVALPLAKILK